Part of the Haloarcula sp. H-GB4 genome is shown below.
GAGGCGAGCCCGAGCACGGGCGCAAGTATCGCCGGCAACGGAACGGCGCTGGCGAGGATACCGAGCGATACCAATCCTGCAAGCGCACCGATAAGGATTCTGGCAGTCTTGTCCGTCGAACCGACGTTACGATCCATGCAAGATGCTTAGTTCCCCAGAGGTAATAACTCTTTGATTGTGCAATATAAGCAATAGCGTTTCATTGGACCTGTTCAAGACAGTAAGGATGTTGATTCCAGACAGAATACTCATTATCCTAGCAATGATATGAGCGAATTTTCGAGACTTTCAGCATGTAGCCACTCAGACTGCGCGCTAACCCGAACAGAGCAACACTACCCAATCCTTGTCGCCTTCTTAGGCAGCGTCAGCGTATTGTCCACTGTAGTCAGCGGCGAATGTTCGGACTTACCGGTCAACTCGACCTGCACAAGCAAGCCCATCGTTCGCCAGGTCGAGTACAACAGGCAGGCAAATGCAGAGTAGAAGAACCGTAGCCGAAATCCCTAGACGCCGTCGCGGCCACGAACCGCTTGATAGACCTGTAGCCACTCTCAGTTTCCCACCTGTAGCCACACTCCGTGAGGTTCCCACCCCCCGACTCGTCATGAACACCTCTACCAGCGAGGCGAAGGGTCGGAACATCCGCCTCCAGCTTTCAGCACAAGCCTCGACCATGGCTGAGACAATGTCGCTACTGCTCACCTGGCGGTTCGTAGTCATCTGAGAGGAAGATACTGTCTTGCTCCGGGTCGAAATAGACCTCCAGAGCCCGAAGTGAGCCGGCATAGGCTGCAATCATCACAAACACGAATCCGATCAGGCCGGGAAAGAGGAGTTCAAGAACCATTATGCTACGTCTGCCACGTCTACCTAATAAA
Proteins encoded:
- a CDS encoding DUF2892 domain-containing protein yields the protein MDRNVGSTDKTARILIGALAGLVSLGILASAVPLPAILAPVLGLASVLLLVTGFTGFCGLYGLLGVDTCSVDTR